A region of the Myxococcus stipitatus DSM 14675 genome:
ACGGCGGGTCCATCACGTATGCGCCGCGCGCCGGTGCCGGAGCACGCTTCGTGATTCAGCTCCCCACGTCGTCACAGGAGGGGCCCGATGCGACGCTACCTCCTGCTGGATGACAACCAGGCGTTGGCGGAGAACCTCGCGGAGATTCTTCGCGACGAGGGACACCAGGCCACCGTGGTGGGCACCGGCGACGAGGCCCTGCGCGCGGTGGGGACCACCCGCTTCGACGCGCTCGTGACGGACATGCGCATGCCCGGCATGAGCGGCGCGGACGCGGTTCGGCGCATCCGGCGGCTGGACCCGGGACTTGCCGCCGTGGTCGTCACGGCCTACCCCGGCGAGGACGACCTGGAGACGGCCCGGCGCGAGGGCCTGCTCGCGGTGCTCCCCAAGCCCGTGCCCATCTCCACGCTGATGGACCTGCTGGCCAATGCGCGCAGGGACGGGCTGGTGGTGGTGGCGGAGGACGACCCGGCGCTGAGCGACAACCTCGCGGAGGTGCTGCGGGCGCGGGGCTTCTCCTGTGTGACGGTAGCCTCGGTGTTGGATACGGACCACCTGTCGTGCACCGCGCCCTTCGCGGCGCTGGTGGACCTGCGCATGCCCGGCGGGCCGGATGGCGAGGCCTTCCGCAAGCTGCGCGAGCGCTACCCGAGCCTGCCCACCTTCGTCATGACGGCATGGCCGGACCTGGCGCCGCGGGGCGTGGGCGTCGATGTCTTCCCCAAGCCCTTCGACACGGGTGCGCTCGTGGGCGCGCTGGAGTCGGCACACGCTTCACGAGCATGAGCGAGCCCATGACCCTGTCTCCCTCGCGTGTCCTGGTCGTCGATGACAACGCGGCGTTCCTCGACAACCTCGATGAGCTGCTGGGCGACGCGGGCTACGCCGTGCGCGCGGCGTCGACGTGTCGGGCCGCGCGGGAGAAGGCTCGCGACGGCTTCGACGTGGCGCTGGTGGACCTGCGCCTCCCGGACGGAGATGGGACGGCGCTGGCGGCGGAGCTGAAGGCGGGGTCCCCGGACTCGGAGGTGGTGCTGCTCACGGGCTTCGCCACGCTGGAGACGGCGGTGGCGGCGGTGCGCGCCGGGGCGTGTGCGTACCTCATGAAGCCGTGTGCGCCGCGCGAGCTGCTCCTCACGCTGGAGCAGGCGATGCGGCAGGTGCGGCTGCACGCGGAGAAGCGCGAGCTGGCGCGGCGCGCGCAAGTGACGGAGAAGCTGGCCGCCGTGGGGACGATGACTGCGGGGCTGTCTCACGAGATTCGCAACCCGCTCAACGCCGCGGCCTTGCAGCTCTCCGTGCTGGAGCGCCGCGTGCGCAGGTTGGCGGATGCCCAACAGGGCACGTTGCTGGAGCCCTTGCTGTTGGTGCGCGACGAGATTCGCCGGCTCGACCACATCCTGGAGGACTTCCTCCAGTTCGCCCGGCCCCGTGAGTTCCGCCCGGGCTCCGTGGACGTGAAGGCCCTGGTTCGCCGGGTGGTGGACCTGCTGAGCGGTCAGGCCGAGACGCGGAAGGTGACGCTGACGCAGGTGGTGCCGGACGCCGCGCTGCCGTCGCTCGCCGGAGAGGAGGAGCGGCTTCGTCAGGTGCTCATCAACCTGTGCCTCAACGCGCTGGAGTCGACCCCCACGGGCGGGCAGGTGACGCTGGCGGCGGGCGCGGAGGACACGCGCGTCTGGCTCACCGTGGATGACACGGGGGCCGGGGTCCCGGAGGCGATGAGAGATCGCATCTTCGAGCCCTTCTTCACCACCAAGGCCCAGGGCTCCGGGCTGGGGCTCCCCATCGTCCACGCCATCGTCACGCAGCACGGCGGGACGCTGGAGGTGGGCACGGCGCCGGGTGGAGGCGCTCGCTTCATCCTGCGGCTCCCCGTGGCGCGCTAGCGTCAGGCCCGCGCGCGCACCGGGAGCCGAGCCTCAGAAGCCGAGGGGCGGCGTCACGAGGCTGGCCGCGGAGACGCTCGCGCAGAGGACGCAGGCGTTCTGGCTGGAGCCATCCGCGCGCGTTCCCGGAACGTCCGCGCGGGCGAACCGGCGCTGCTCCTCGACACCGCCACCGGGCTCGTTCGTGAACCAGATGTCGAAGTCGTAGTGGACGGGGACGGGCTTGCCGTCGAGGGTGGCCGGCGCGTAGCGCCACGTGGTCAGCGTGCGGATGATGCCCTCTTCCAGCCCGGAGAGGCCCTGCAGCGACTTGCAGTCCGTGACGGAGCCGTCGGTGGTGATGGTGCAGCGGGTCACCACGACGCCCTTGGGGACGGCGGACACCCGCGAGCGGATGTTCTGCGTCAGGTCGGCGAAGTTGAGGCGCGCACCCGAGACGAAGCGGGGCGGGGTGATGCCGGGCCCCAGCGTGAAGATGCCGTCCTCCGAGGGCATGGGCGCGGGCGGCTGCGCCAGCTCGAGGAGGGGCTCGATGACCGGCGCGGGCACGGGCGCGGGGGCGGCCTCGGCGACCTCGACGGGAGGCGGAGGCGGGGACTGGGGCTCCTCCTCGGCGACGGCGATGGCCACCGCGGGCTCCGCCTCGAGCGGATACGGTGTCCGAGACAGCTCCGTCCGGGCGATTCCCTCCGTGTCGGGGATGAGCAGCGCTGCCGGGGGCGGCGGGACCCCGCGGGGCTTCTGGGGCGAAGGCTTCGCGGAGAGGCGCACCGGCGACTTGCCGGGGCTGGTGTTGACGGCCGCCGGGAACACCTTCGGGAGCGGCGCGAGGAGGGGCCGGGGACCCGCGGGCTCGTTCATCGCGAAGGCGCGTGGGGGCTGCTGCACGGCGGGCACCGTGGGGAGCGCGAGAATCGGCGGCGTGACGGGAGCCACGGCCATCGCGGGGAGAGGGACCTGTGAGGAACCCAGGGCGACGGCGAGCGCCGCGCCACCCAGGCCGCTGACCAGCCTCCACGGCCGACGAGGAGCATGACTCTCGGGGACACCCAACAGGCGGCGGATGCGCGACAGCAAGGAACCACCATTCGCGCCAAGCGCGGGCACGGGGGAAGGGGATGCACGAACCTGCTCGATGTGGGCGAGGGCTCGGGCGTAGAGGACCGCGTCGCCGCAGGACCGCACGGCCAGGTCATCCGCGCAGTGCTCGCGCTCCTCGCGGATGCGGTGGGACAACCACCAGACAGCGGGGTGGTAGAACAGGAAGGTCTCGACCAGCGCCTGGAGCAGGTTCACCAGGTAGTCGTGGCGCTGGATGTGCGCCAGCTCGTGGGAGAGCACCGCCTCGAGCTGCGCGGGCGTCAGCCCCACGACGGCGCCCGCGGGGACGAGGATGAGCGGACGCCACAGGCCGATGACCTGGGGAACGTCCACGCGAACCGAGGCCAGCAGGCGGATGGGGCGCGTCAGCTTCATGCGCGAGAGCGCCTGCTCCAGGGCCCGCGTCCACGCGGCGGCGGGCTCCTGCGTGTGCAGGCGCGACATGCGCTGAGCGGCGTACCAGGACACGAGCGTCCTCGCGGAGAGGAGCAGCACGCCGCAGCACCACGCCGGAAGCAGCCAGTGCCGGGGCAGCTGCAGCCAGGAGGGGCTGGCCACCACCGCCTCTCGCGCCGCGGTGTCCACCAGCAGGGTGGTGCTGGCGCGAGTCACCGGGAGGAGCGGCTCGGACAACGGGCCCATCGCCGCCACCGGCCCCAGGCCCTCCAGCACCGCGCCCAGGAACGTGACGAGGGGGAGCACCGCCATGGTCAGCAGGCCCAGGCACGCGACGACATAGCGTCCATGGGCGGACCGGCGCGACATCAAGGCCATCACCCCAGCCGTCACCAACGCCACCGCCGCTCCCTGCCAGACAAAAGCGAGAAGGGCTCGTTCTAGCGAGTCCAGCACGTCCATCACTTCCCCCGCCTCTCGTGCTCGTCCAGCAGCTTCCGAATCTCCGCCAGCTCCTCCGCGGACGTCCGCTTCATCGACAGCGCCTGGGCCACGACGCTGGAGGCGGAGCCACCGAACGCTCGGTCCATCAGGTCGCGCAGCAGGTCGCGCTGGGTGCGCTTCTGGCTGAGGGCCGCCTCGTAGACGTGGGTGCGCTCGGTCTCGTCTCGCTGCACGAGCCCCTTCTCCGTCATGTTCTGCAGGAGCTTGAGGACCGTCGTGTAGCCGGTGTCATTGTCCTGCGTGTCCCGGAGGGACTCATGCACCTGCCGCACGGTGCTGGGCCCGAGCTGCCAGAGCACCCGGAGGATGGCCAGCTCGGCGCGAGTCGGCTGGGGAGGAACGGGCATCATCCGCCGGAGTATTACGACGGGTGTCGTAACTGTCAACGACGGTTGTCGTAGACCTCTCCGCGCGGCGAGGGGACCACGCGGAGGAGGTCAGGGCTCCGCGGCCAGGTCGCTCGCGGACTCGTCGGCCTCCCCCTTCGCCGCCGCGTCCTCGCCTGACGTTCCGTACTCCTTGAGCCGGTACTGAATCTTCCGGACGCTGATGCCCAGCACCTCCGCGGCGCGGGACGTGGAGCCCTGCACCATCTCCAAGGTGCGGAGGATGGCCTCGCGTTCGATGGCCGCGAGCGTGGCGCCGGGGATGAGCGAGCCCTGGCTGGTGCCGCTGGGGCGCGGTCCTCGCAGCACGGGCGGCAGGTCATCCGTCGCCAGCTCGTGGCCCTGGGTGAGCACCACCGCGCGCTCGATGGCGTTCTCCAGCTCGCGGATGTTGCCCGGCCAGTCATGCGCGAGCAGCGCCTGGAGCGTGCCCGGCGCCAGCCCTCGCACCTGCTTGCCGTAGGCGTCGCCGTACTTCTCCAGGAAGTGGTTCACCAGCGCGGGGATGTCGCTCTTGCGGTCCCTCAGGGGCGGCAGCGTCACGCTGACCACGTTGAGGCGGTAGTAGAGGTCCTCGCGGAAGCGGCCGGCCTTCACCTCCGCGGCGAGGTCCCTGTGGGTCGCCGCGACGATGCGCACGTCCACCTTGAGGGTCTGCGTGCCGCCCACGCGCTCCAGCTCGCGCTGCTGGAGCACGCGCAGGAGCTTCACCTGCACGGTGGGGGAGATCTCCCCGATTTCATCCAGGAACAGGGTGCCGCCGTCGGCCAGCTCGAAGCGACCTTCCTTGCGCGCCACCGCGCCGGTGAAGGCGCCCTTCTCGTGGCCGAACAGCTCGCTCTCCAGGAGGCTCTCGGACAGCGCGGCGCAGTGCACGCGGATGAAGGGCTTGTCGCGGCGGGGGGACTCCTGGTGGAGCGCCTGGGCGATGAGCTCCTTGCCCGTGCCGGACTCGCCCAGGATGAGCACCGTGGCGCGGGTGCTCGCGGCGCGGCGGACCACGTCGTAGATGCCCTGGAGCTGGGGCGACTCGCCGATGATGTCGTGGAAGCGCCGCACGCGGGTGCGGACCTGGTCCCTCAGCGCCTCCGCCTCGCGGCGAAGGCTGCGCTTCTCCAGCGCCTTCGACAGCGTGACGAGCACCTGGTCCGCGTCGAGCGGCTTGAGGAGGAAGTTGTCCGCGCCGGACTTCATCGCCTCCACCGCCATCTCCACGCTGGCGAAGGCCGTCATCATCACGAAGGTGGCGTCGCTGCCCTGCTCCCGCGCGGCGCGCAGCAGGCTCAGTCCATCCAGCTTCGGCATGCGCACGTCGGTGAGCACCACCGCGGGAGAGAAGTCCGCGACGCGGGTGAGGGCCTCCTCGCCATCGGCGGCCTCGGCCACCTCGTAGCCTTCCTCGGACAGGATGGTGGCGATGGCTCGGCGGGCGTTGTCCTCATCGTCGACGACCAGGATGCGCTGTGCGGACATGGATGGGGGCTCGGAGGGTCAGGGGAGTGCGAGGCGCGGCGCCGGCCGCGCGTAGGGAGTGGTGTCGGACTGGGGGCGGACGTTCGTGGCCTGGGTGTGCCACGTCTCCACCACCGGCTCGATGCGGGGGAAGATCTGGATGACGGAGCTGGGGAAGCAGTGCGCGGGCAGCTCGGAGAAGAGCAGGCGCACCACGTCCGCTTCCGAGTCCGTGGCCACGGCCACGTGGGGACGAACGATGAGGTCCGTGAGGTGCGGCGGCTGGCCTTGGGCCGCGACGACCCGGGCCACGGCGCTGCTCTGGTAGAAGAGGACGCGCACGCCGGCTTCGCGCGCCCGCTCCAGGAACGCGAGCAGCGTGCGGCCTTCCACCGCGCCCACGAGCAGCGCCTCCGGTGCCCAGCGACCGCTCTCCGGCGTGCCACGCTCGACGAGCGGGAGTCCGATGGGAACGGGGGGCGCATGGTCGCTTGTCAGGACGGCACCGCGTTCGCCCTGCCAGTACAGGCGCGTTTCGTACTCTGTGACGGTAACGGACGTCATGGGCTCTCCCTCCGCCGGGCCGTGCTCCGGCATTGCCCTTTCAACCCGTGTGCCGCGAAGGTGCTTCATGTTGGACCCGGGATTCGTCCTGCGGTCCGGGACGGGAGGGCGAGGGTAGCTCATGGCAGGCCAAACAGACGCAGGACCCACGGTCCCGTCACGCTGACCAGCAGACAACCGGCCACCATGAGGGGAACCCCGAGTCGCAAGAGCTCGGAGGTGTCGAGCCCCTCGCCCGCGGCCATCGCGTTGGGTGGCGTGCTGATGGCGAAGGGGATGCCGAACGCGCACCCCATGGCGACGAGGATGGGCGTGGACGCGGAGGGCTCCACGCTCAGGGCCAGTGGGAGGAGGAGGGCGGCGGTGCCCGTGTTGCTCATCAAGGCCGACAGCACCGCCGCGACGACGACCAGCGCCCCCAGCCGGGCCTCGCGGGGCAGGGCCTCCAGTCGAGCGCCGTCGAGCGCATGCGCCACCAGTCCGGAGTGCTCCAGGAGCTTGCCCAGCGCGAGCCCGCCCGCGATGAGCAGCAGGGTGGACCAATCCAGCCGGCCCAGGTCCTCGCGCCGGAGCAGCCCCGTGCCGAACAGCAGCGCCGTGGCGCCCAGGGCGACCACCGGTGCGGGCACGCCGTGGAGGGGCTCCGTCAGCCAGGCCGCCACGCAGGCGGCGCTCACCGCGAGGACCCGCCGCCCCGAGGGACTCAGCGCCCGCGTCATCGGTGCGGGCAACGTCACCGGCCCCGCCACGCGGAAGCGCAGGAGGATGAGGCCGAAGCCCAGGAGCAGCATCAGCGCGGTGAGGGGCAGCGCGAACGCCATCCAGCCCGCGAAGGTGACGGGGGCGAAGGTGCTGGCCGCGGACACGGCGAGGGCATTCGGCCCGCTGCCCACGGGTGTCGCCATTCCGCCGAGGTTCGCGCCCAGCGCGACGGTCGCCAGCAAGGCGGGCCGCAGGGGCGCGCCGGCCGGAGCGGCGAGCAGCACGGGCCGCAGCGCCGCGAGCATCATCGCCGCGGCGGCCACGTTGGACATCCACATGGACAGGAAGGCCACGCCGCCCATCACCAGGAGGAGCAGCAGCCGGGGCCGGCCCCGAGAGCCGCGCACGACGTGGCGAGCGACCGCGGAGTCGAGGCCGTGTCGCATGGCCGCCACTTCCAGCGTGAAGCCGCCGAGGAAGAGGATGAGCACCGGGTCGGCGCACCACCGGAGCACCGAGGCCAGCTGGTAGTCCGGCGCCAGCGGTCCCAGCACCACGGGCGTGGCCCCGAGCAGGAGCAGGGTGGGAACAAAAGGGGGCACCAGCTCCGACAGCCACAACACCAGGCAGACGCCCGCCACCAGCACCGCGCGCGACGCCACCTCGCCCTGCACACCGAAGCCCGCGACCAGTCCCACCGCGACCAGCCCCACGCCCGCGAGGGCGGGCCGGGTCCAGTGCCGCCGTGAAGCCGGAGCGGCGAGGGCCTCGATGGGCATGGCGGGGGTGGCCTCGGTGTCGGGCATCGAGGCAAGAGGCGGGGACATGGCGGGGATTCACCGTCGCGAGGACGTGGGGAGGGGGAAGCGAACGAGCACCCGCGCCGCGAGGCGTGGGGCCGGGAGGCTCAGGCGTTGAACTCGCGCGCCAGCTCGCGGCGGTCCTTGTCCTCGATGAGGTGCTGCGCGTAGCGCACGAGGTCCGCCTCCGTGAGGATGCCCACCAGCATGCCGTCCGTCGTCACCACCGGCAGGCAGCCGAACTTGTTGCGCAGCATCAGCGCCACCGCTTCGCGCAGCGAGTCGTTGGGCGTCACCGTCGTCACGTCGCGCGTCATGATGTCCGCGGCCCACAAGGGCTGCGCGGCCGGGTCCGATGCGTGCGTGGCCGCGGCCCTCAACAAGTCCCGGTGCGTGACGAGCCCCACGAGCTTGCCCTGGCGCGTGACGGGCAGATGCCGGATGCGGTGCATGCTCAGCAACTCCTCCGCCTTGCCCAGGTTCTGCGTCTCCTTGAGCGTGACCACCTCGCGTGTCATCAGCTCTCCGACGATTTTCATGAGTGGCGCTCTTTCCGTTCGGTGGTTCTCCGGCGGGCCATTGCAGGACGAGGGCCAGACCGGCTTCGCTCGGGGAACGGTGATTCCGGCGTCCTGCGCGCGCAAGGTTTGCGCCCTTGGGATGGGCTCCGCAGTTCTTGCGCGAGGAGTGTTCACTGGAGGGCCCCAGGCTCCGCCTCCGGGTGGGTTGAACCCCGGTGCGGTGTGGGCTAGATGCTCACCCAGTCGCTAGGGGTGCCCCTCGAGAGGGGCTGAGACGGCCGCGCGGCGCGGCCAACCCTTGGAACCTGAACCGGGTCATACCGGCGGAGGGAAGCGGCATGGAGCCCACAGCCTGGGCTCCGTCTGCCTTCCCGCCCGTCCTCGAGGAGTTGAGTGATGAGCGGAGCATCCAAGAGCCTGAAGGTCGATGGGAAGGTCCTGGAGGGCATCAGTCGAGGCCCCCTGCCGGCCTCCCGCAAGGTGTTCGTGAGCGGGACGCTGCACCCCGACGTGCGCGTGCCCCTGAGGGAAATCAGCCAGACGCCCACGCGGCACGGCCATGGACCGGACGCGCGGGAGACGGCGAATCCCCCCGTGCATGTCTATGACTCCAGCGGTCCGTACACGGACCCCGCGGCGGACATCGACCTGCGCCGGGGCCTGCCGGCGGCGCGCGAGGCGTGGATCCTCCGTCGCGGCGACACGGAGGAGCTGGCCGGCATCACCTCCAAGTACGGCAAGGAGCGTGAGGAGGACCCTCGGCTGGCGGGGCTGCGCTTCGGCCACCGGCGCAAGCCGCGGGTGGCGCGCGCGGGGAGCAACGTCACGCAGCTCCACTACGCACGCAAGGGCATCATCACCCCGGAGATGGAGTACGTGGCCGTGCGCGAGAACCTGCGCGTGGAGGCCTCGCTCGCCGCGCAGCACCCGGGACACTCCTGGGGCGCGTCCATCCCCAAGGTCATCACGCCGGAGTTCGTGCGCGACGAGGTGGCCCGAGGCCGCGCCATCATCCCCGCGAACATCAACCACCCGGAGGTGGAGCCGATGATCATCGGCCGCAACTTCCTGGTGAAGATCAACGCCAACATCGGCAACTCCGCCGTCACGTCCTCCATCGAGGAAGAGGTGGAGAAGATGGTGTGGTCCATCCGCTGGGGCGCGGACACGGTGATGGACCTGTCCACCGGCCGGAACATCCACGAGACGCGTGAGTGGATCCTGCGCAACGCGCCGGTGCCCATCGGCACGGTGCCCATCTACCAGGCGCTGGAGAAGGTCGGCGGCAAGGCGGAGGAGCTCACCTGGGACATCTACCGCGACACGCTCATCGAGCAGGCCGAGCAGGGCGTGGACTACTTCACCATCCACGCCGGCGTGCTGCTGCGCTACGTGCCGCTCACCGCGAAGCGCCTGACAGGCATCGTCAGCCGAGGCGGCTCCATCCTCGCGAAGTGGTGCCTGGCCCACCACCAGGAGAACTTCCTCTACACGCACTTCGACGAGATCTGCGAGATCATGAAGGCGTACGACGTCAGCTTCAGCCTGGGAGACGGGCTGCGGCCGGGCTCCATCGCCGACGCGAACGACGCGGCGCAGTTCGGCGAGCTGGAGACGCTGGGCGAGCTGACGAAGATCGCCTGGAAGCACGACGTGCAGACGATGATTGAAGGCCCGGGCCACGTGCCCATGCACCTCATCCAGGAGAACATGACCAAGCAGCTCGCCGTGTGCGGCGAGGCGCCGTTCTACACGCTGGGGCCCCTCACCACGGACATCGCGCCGGGGTATGACCACTTCACCAGTGGCATCGGCGCGGCGATGATCGGCTGGTTCGGCACCGCGATGCTCTGCTACGTGACGCCGAAGGAGCACCTGGGCCTGCCGGACCGCGATGACGTGAAGGAAGGCGTCATCACGTACAAGATCGCCGCCCACGCCGCGGACCTGGCCAAGGGGCACCCGGGGGCACAAGCGCGTGACAATGCGCTGTCCAAGGCCCGCTTCGAGTTCCGGTGGGAGGACCAGTTCAACCTCGCCCTGGACCCCGAGCGCGCCCGCGCCTTCCACGACGAGACGCTCCCCGCGGAGGGCGCCAAGGTCGCCCACTTCTGCTCGATGTGTGGCCCGCAGTTCTGCTCGATGAAGATCACCCAGGAGGTGCGCGACTACGCCGCGAAGACAGGCGTCTCCGAGTCGGCCGCGCTCGACCAGGGGCTGGAGCAGAAGAGCGAGGAATTCAAGAAGACGGGTGCGGAGTTGTATCGCTGAGTCGGAGTGCCTCGGGCCCGGGTGCCGGGTCCGAGGGCATCAAACGACCTGGAACATCACCTGTCCGAGACGTGACAATTCGAGGCCGTGCATGCGATGGTAGGTGCGCATGGGTGCGGCATTCGCGCCCTCGACGAATATCGGGAGGGAGACTTCATGGAGACTCCACCGCGGGAGCAGATGGGTTCGTACATCACGGGATCGCCGATGCTGACGCAGGATGAGAAGACGATGGGGCTGGTCGCGCACATCGGCAGCATCCTCGGCAACTTCGTGGGGCTGGGTTTCGCTGTTCCGCTGGTGCTGATGCTGACGAAGGGCAAGGAGTCCTCCTTCATCCGCGAGCACGCCGTGGAGTCGCTGAACTTCCAGATCACGTGCTTCATCGCGGCCGCCATCGCGGTGGCCACGTCTTGCATCGGCATCGGCCTGTTGCTGCTGCCCGTGGTCGGCATCCTGGCGCTGGTGTTCCCCATCATCGGCGGGCTGAAGGCGAATGAGGGTCAGGCGTACAAGTACCCGTTCGCTCTCCGGCTGGTGAAGTAGTCAGGCACCGGCTCCTTCCTGGAGCCAGGTTCCAACGCGGGCGGGTCATGCGCGAAGGCGCGGACCCGCCCGTCGTGTTTCCAGCGGGTGACTCAGCCGCCGATGCCCATCATGGACAGCAGCGTGGCGCCGTTGCCCGGCTCCGTGAAGCGGTGTCCCTCCGGCTTGTCACCCAGCGCCGCGCGGATGGCGCGCGCGAGCTCCACGTCGGTGGCACCGCCCCGGATGAGCTGATGCAGCGGCGCCTGCGCGCGGCCTCCCAGGCAGCTCCTCAAGTCGCCGTTGGACGCCACCCGCACGCGGTTGCACCCGCCGCAGAAGTTCTGGGTGAGGGGGGAGATGAAGCCCACCCGGCCGCCCGGAGCACGCAGGTAGCGCGCGGGGCCGGAGGTGATGGAGTCCGCGGCGAGGCCCGGGTCCTCGGGCTCGGGGGAGAGCGTCAGGCCCGTGGCCTGAAGCTGTTCGACGAGCTCCGCGGTGGGCACGGGGACCCCCTGGCCGAAGGGCATCAGCTCGATGAAGCGGGGCGTGATGCCGCGTGCGTGGGCGTAGTCCACCAGGGCGCGGGCCTCGCCGTCGTTCACCCCTCGCATCACCACGACGTTGAGCTTGAGCGTGCCGTAGCCCGCCTGGGCGGCACGGTCGATGCCTCTGAGCACCTCGTCGAAGTCCCCCTGCTTGGAGATGCGGCGGAAGGTCTCCGCGGACAGCGTGTCCAGGCTGAGGTTGAGCTGGTCGACGCCCGCTTCGCGCAGGGGGACGGCGAGCGACTCCAGGTGGCTCGCGTTGGTGGTGATGGCCAGGTGGCGCACGCCC
Encoded here:
- the thiC gene encoding phosphomethylpyrimidine synthase ThiC — encoded protein: MSGASKSLKVDGKVLEGISRGPLPASRKVFVSGTLHPDVRVPLREISQTPTRHGHGPDARETANPPVHVYDSSGPYTDPAADIDLRRGLPAAREAWILRRGDTEELAGITSKYGKEREEDPRLAGLRFGHRRKPRVARAGSNVTQLHYARKGIITPEMEYVAVRENLRVEASLAAQHPGHSWGASIPKVITPEFVRDEVARGRAIIPANINHPEVEPMIIGRNFLVKINANIGNSAVTSSIEEEVEKMVWSIRWGADTVMDLSTGRNIHETREWILRNAPVPIGTVPIYQALEKVGGKAEELTWDIYRDTLIEQAEQGVDYFTIHAGVLLRYVPLTAKRLTGIVSRGGSILAKWCLAHHQENFLYTHFDEICEIMKAYDVSFSLGDGLRPGSIADANDAAQFGELETLGELTKIAWKHDVQTMIEGPGHVPMHLIQENMTKQLAVCGEAPFYTLGPLTTDIAPGYDHFTSGIGAAMIGWFGTAMLCYVTPKEHLGLPDRDDVKEGVITYKIAAHAADLAKGHPGAQARDNALSKARFEFRWEDQFNLALDPERARAFHDETLPAEGAKVAHFCSMCGPQFCSMKITQEVRDYAAKTGVSESAALDQGLEQKSEEFKKTGAELYR
- a CDS encoding M56 family metallopeptidase; amino-acid sequence: MDVLDSLERALLAFVWQGAAVALVTAGVMALMSRRSAHGRYVVACLGLLTMAVLPLVTFLGAVLEGLGPVAAMGPLSEPLLPVTRASTTLLVDTAAREAVVASPSWLQLPRHWLLPAWCCGVLLLSARTLVSWYAAQRMSRLHTQEPAAAWTRALEQALSRMKLTRPIRLLASVRVDVPQVIGLWRPLILVPAGAVVGLTPAQLEAVLSHELAHIQRHDYLVNLLQALVETFLFYHPAVWWLSHRIREEREHCADDLAVRSCGDAVLYARALAHIEQVRASPSPVPALGANGGSLLSRIRRLLGVPESHAPRRPWRLVSGLGGAALAVALGSSQVPLPAMAVAPVTPPILALPTVPAVQQPPRAFAMNEPAGPRPLLAPLPKVFPAAVNTSPGKSPVRLSAKPSPQKPRGVPPPPAALLIPDTEGIARTELSRTPYPLEAEPAVAIAVAEEEPQSPPPPPVEVAEAAPAPVPAPVIEPLLELAQPPAPMPSEDGIFTLGPGITPPRFVSGARLNFADLTQNIRSRVSAVPKGVVVTRCTITTDGSVTDCKSLQGLSGLEEGIIRTLTTWRYAPATLDGKPVPVHYDFDIWFTNEPGGGVEEQRRFARADVPGTRADGSSQNACVLCASVSAASLVTPPLGF
- a CDS encoding ATP-binding protein, producing the protein MSEPMTLSPSRVLVVDDNAAFLDNLDELLGDAGYAVRAASTCRAAREKARDGFDVALVDLRLPDGDGTALAAELKAGSPDSEVVLLTGFATLETAVAAVRAGACAYLMKPCAPRELLLTLEQAMRQVRLHAEKRELARRAQVTEKLAAVGTMTAGLSHEIRNPLNAAALQLSVLERRVRRLADAQQGTLLEPLLLVRDEIRRLDHILEDFLQFARPREFRPGSVDVKALVRRVVDLLSGQAETRKVTLTQVVPDAALPSLAGEEERLRQVLINLCLNALESTPTGGQVTLAAGAEDTRVWLTVDDTGAGVPEAMRDRIFEPFFTTKAQGSGLGLPIVHAIVTQHGGTLEVGTAPGGGARFILRLPVAR
- a CDS encoding response regulator, whose product is MRRYLLLDDNQALAENLAEILRDEGHQATVVGTGDEALRAVGTTRFDALVTDMRMPGMSGADAVRRIRRLDPGLAAVVVTAYPGEDDLETARREGLLAVLPKPVPISTLMDLLANARRDGLVVVAEDDPALSDNLAEVLRARGFSCVTVASVLDTDHLSCTAPFAALVDLRMPGGPDGEAFRKLRERYPSLPTFVMTAWPDLAPRGVGVDVFPKPFDTGALVGALESAHASRA
- a CDS encoding CBS domain-containing protein, yielding MKIVGELMTREVVTLKETQNLGKAEELLSMHRIRHLPVTRQGKLVGLVTHRDLLRAAATHASDPAAQPLWAADIMTRDVTTVTPNDSLREAVALMLRNKFGCLPVVTTDGMLVGILTEADLVRYAQHLIEDKDRRELAREFNA
- a CDS encoding SLC13 family permease; translated protein: MSPPLASMPDTEATPAMPIEALAAPASRRHWTRPALAGVGLVAVGLVAGFGVQGEVASRAVLVAGVCLVLWLSELVPPFVPTLLLLGATPVVLGPLAPDYQLASVLRWCADPVLILFLGGFTLEVAAMRHGLDSAVARHVVRGSRGRPRLLLLLVMGGVAFLSMWMSNVAAAAMMLAALRPVLLAAPAGAPLRPALLATVALGANLGGMATPVGSGPNALAVSAASTFAPVTFAGWMAFALPLTALMLLLGFGLILLRFRVAGPVTLPAPMTRALSPSGRRVLAVSAACVAAWLTEPLHGVPAPVVALGATALLFGTGLLRREDLGRLDWSTLLLIAGGLALGKLLEHSGLVAHALDGARLEALPREARLGALVVVAAVLSALMSNTGTAALLLPLALSVEPSASTPILVAMGCAFGIPFAISTPPNAMAAGEGLDTSELLRLGVPLMVAGCLLVSVTGPWVLRLFGLP
- a CDS encoding OsmC family protein → MTSVTVTEYETRLYWQGERGAVLTSDHAPPVPIGLPLVERGTPESGRWAPEALLVGAVEGRTLLAFLERAREAGVRVLFYQSSAVARVVAAQGQPPHLTDLIVRPHVAVATDSEADVVRLLFSELPAHCFPSSVIQIFPRIEPVVETWHTQATNVRPQSDTTPYARPAPRLALP
- a CDS encoding sigma-54-dependent transcriptional regulator; its protein translation is MSAQRILVVDDEDNARRAIATILSEEGYEVAEAADGEEALTRVADFSPAVVLTDVRMPKLDGLSLLRAAREQGSDATFVMMTAFASVEMAVEAMKSGADNFLLKPLDADQVLVTLSKALEKRSLRREAEALRDQVRTRVRRFHDIIGESPQLQGIYDVVRRAASTRATVLILGESGTGKELIAQALHQESPRRDKPFIRVHCAALSESLLESELFGHEKGAFTGAVARKEGRFELADGGTLFLDEIGEISPTVQVKLLRVLQQRELERVGGTQTLKVDVRIVAATHRDLAAEVKAGRFREDLYYRLNVVSVTLPPLRDRKSDIPALVNHFLEKYGDAYGKQVRGLAPGTLQALLAHDWPGNIRELENAIERAVVLTQGHELATDDLPPVLRGPRPSGTSQGSLIPGATLAAIEREAILRTLEMVQGSTSRAAEVLGISVRKIQYRLKEYGTSGEDAAAKGEADESASDLAAEP
- a CDS encoding DUF4870 domain-containing protein, whose amino-acid sequence is METPPREQMGSYITGSPMLTQDEKTMGLVAHIGSILGNFVGLGFAVPLVLMLTKGKESSFIREHAVESLNFQITCFIAAAIAVATSCIGIGLLLLPVVGILALVFPIIGGLKANEGQAYKYPFALRLVK
- a CDS encoding BlaI/MecI/CopY family transcriptional regulator, which encodes MPVPPQPTRAELAILRVLWQLGPSTVRQVHESLRDTQDNDTGYTTVLKLLQNMTEKGLVQRDETERTHVYEAALSQKRTQRDLLRDLMDRAFGGSASSVVAQALSMKRTSAEELAEIRKLLDEHERRGK